A portion of the Oxynema aestuarii AP17 genome contains these proteins:
- the hemB gene encoding porphobilinogen synthase gives MTETDASLTLFQRQRPRRLRRSEGLRRMVCETSLSVDNLVYPLFVKEGEGQPEAIPSMPGCFRYPLDRLLEEIEQASELGIGAIALFPVIPNEYKDRRGSESYNPNGLIPRTLRAIKQEFPQMMAIADVALDPYNSQGHDGIVENGKILNDQTVAVLVKQALTQAEAGADFVAPSDMMDGRVGAIRQALDAAGRADVGILAYTAKYASAYYGPFRDALDSAPQFGDKKTYQMDPGNGREALKEVDLDIEEGADIVMVKPALAYLDVIDRIKEHTHLPVAAYNVSGEYAMVKAAAQCGWIDEEKVMLETLTCIKRAGADLILTYFAKEVAALLAR, from the coding sequence CTGACGGAAACTGATGCGAGCCTAACCCTTTTCCAGAGACAGCGTCCTCGTCGCCTGCGTCGTAGCGAAGGGTTGCGACGCATGGTGTGCGAAACCAGCTTGAGCGTGGATAATTTGGTTTATCCCTTATTTGTTAAGGAAGGAGAAGGACAACCGGAAGCAATCCCCTCGATGCCCGGATGTTTTCGCTATCCCCTCGATCGATTACTTGAAGAAATCGAACAAGCATCGGAATTGGGGATTGGGGCGATCGCCCTGTTTCCCGTCATCCCCAACGAATACAAAGACCGTCGTGGAAGCGAAAGCTACAATCCCAACGGGTTAATTCCCCGAACTCTTCGCGCCATCAAACAAGAATTTCCCCAAATGATGGCGATCGCCGACGTTGCCCTCGATCCCTACAATAGCCAAGGACATGACGGTATTGTTGAAAACGGCAAAATCCTCAATGACCAAACTGTAGCCGTCCTCGTCAAGCAAGCATTAACACAAGCAGAAGCTGGAGCTGATTTTGTTGCCCCCTCCGACATGATGGACGGTCGGGTAGGAGCGATCCGCCAAGCCCTAGATGCCGCAGGTCGGGCAGATGTCGGTATTCTCGCTTATACCGCCAAATATGCCTCGGCTTACTACGGACCGTTTCGAGATGCCCTCGATTCGGCTCCCCAGTTTGGGGATAAAAAGACCTACCAAATGGATCCGGGCAATGGTCGAGAAGCCCTTAAAGAGGTCGATCTCGATATTGAAGAGGGGGCTGACATCGTCATGGTCAAACCAGCCCTGGCATATTTAGACGTTATCGATCGCATCAAAGAGCATACCCACTTACCTGTTGCGGCTTACAACGTTAGTGGCGAATACGCGATGGTAAAAGCAGCAGCCCAATGCGGTTGGATTGATGAAGAAAAAGTGATGCTCGAAACCTTGACCTGTATAAAACGAGCCGGAGCCGATTTAATTCTCACCTATTTTGCTAAAGAGGTTGCGGCTTTATTAGCCAGGTAA
- the crtA gene encoding cyanoexosortase A, with protein MNWSTTLQQPRSWLVAIGAGLITIHLTLTWRSDNIDVLGASFLFWGAAAFLLWERSKHLNLQSDLFSSLVGLGILTIVLLKSISISEYDIFLRVSPFLSAFGLALLASGFKGLKQYWQELLILSLISISTGLLLGIYDITPVTAKFSALLLWYMGFPVQRDGVLVQLPTGSIEVYSGCSGYGTMIQILGIAILFLFMFPTSLKQKFLLPLIAITLGFVVNGIRVALMGLLVAYSSREAFEYWHYGDGSLVFSLLGVFIFGLICWFFILRTPPDKEDSQQC; from the coding sequence ATGAATTGGTCTACTACCTTACAACAGCCGAGATCTTGGTTAGTGGCAATTGGAGCAGGTTTAATTACCATTCACTTAACGTTAACTTGGCGATCGGACAATATCGACGTGTTGGGAGCAAGTTTTCTATTTTGGGGAGCCGCCGCCTTTTTACTTTGGGAAAGATCCAAACATTTAAACTTACAAAGCGATCTTTTCTCCAGTCTAGTTGGACTGGGAATTCTCACGATTGTCCTGCTCAAAAGTATTTCAATTTCCGAATACGACATTTTTTTACGAGTTTCTCCATTTCTATCCGCGTTCGGACTCGCTCTGTTGGCCTCCGGCTTTAAAGGTCTCAAACAATACTGGCAAGAACTGTTAATTCTGTCCCTAATCTCGATTTCTACAGGTTTGTTATTGGGAATTTACGACATCACCCCCGTAACGGCAAAATTTTCCGCACTTTTGTTATGGTATATGGGCTTTCCCGTCCAACGAGACGGTGTTTTAGTCCAACTGCCCACCGGGAGTATTGAAGTGTACTCCGGGTGTTCCGGCTATGGCACCATGATTCAAATTTTGGGAATAGCCATCTTATTTTTATTTATGTTTCCCACAAGTTTGAAACAAAAATTTTTGCTTCCCTTAATTGCTATTACCCTTGGATTTGTGGTCAATGGGATACGAGTGGCCTTAATGGGACTGCTCGTGGCTTATTCCTCACGAGAAGCCTTTGAATACTGGCACTACGGCGATGGTTCTCTCGTGTTTTCTCTTTTAGGAGTCTTCATTTTTGGACTAATTTGTTGGTTTTTTATTTTGAGAACCCCTCCCGATAAAGAGGATTCGCAACAGTGCTAA
- a CDS encoding DUF4114 domain-containing protein, protein MTQHKLIPGLTAAVAATAMLGVAAPAQAFMFGTDGISFEKDTEVRFNFSQTHGAFTSALKVFEVNSNSLGSAVATLFQEANGSDNGSANGFLGTASNLVGSATQSFTFLAGKVYTLGLTSTYNGNNITPVYSTSSLNRNGSQQTVFGSGGNPEAVALSNAGDFSAADPFGGPISLSFEDIIGGGDNDFNDFTVTAEAVPEPFTIGGMALGAAGLAIARRRRNKQSGEIS, encoded by the coding sequence ATGACTCAACACAAACTTATCCCCGGTTTGACCGCCGCCGTTGCTGCTACCGCAATGCTCGGTGTCGCCGCTCCAGCACAAGCGTTTATGTTTGGAACGGACGGCATCAGTTTCGAGAAAGATACGGAAGTCCGCTTCAACTTCAGCCAAACTCACGGGGCGTTTACCTCAGCCCTAAAAGTCTTTGAAGTTAATTCAAATTCCCTCGGATCGGCTGTTGCGACGCTGTTTCAAGAAGCCAACGGTTCTGATAACGGTTCCGCAAACGGGTTCTTGGGAACCGCATCCAACTTGGTCGGTTCGGCAACCCAAAGCTTCACGTTCTTAGCTGGCAAAGTTTACACCTTGGGATTGACCAGTACCTATAACGGCAACAATATTACCCCCGTTTACAGTACCAGCAGCTTGAACAGAAATGGTTCTCAACAGACCGTCTTTGGTTCCGGTGGTAACCCGGAAGCAGTCGCGTTAAGTAATGCGGGCGATTTCAGCGCTGCCGATCCGTTTGGCGGACCGATTTCCCTGTCCTTTGAAGATATTATCGGCGGTGGCGATAACGACTTCAACGATTTCACCGTGACGGCTGAAGCCGTTCCCGAACCCTTCACGATTGGGGGGATGGCTCTGGGTGCTGCTGGCTTGGCGATCGCCCGCCGTCGTCGCAACAAACAATCCGGCGAAATCAGCTAG
- a CDS encoding DNA gyrase/topoisomerase IV subunit A, whose amino-acid sequence MAKQLNLLSSGQVIPTALHAEMQQSYLEYAMSVIVGRALPDVRDGLKPVHRRILYAMHELGLTPDRPYRKCARVVGDVLGKYHPHGDQAVYDAMVRLIQDFSSRYPLLGGHGNFGSVDNDPPAAMRYTETRLAEIGNEALLDEIAESTVEFIGNFDNSQQEPTVLPAQLPILLLNGCSGIAVGMATNIPPHNLGEIVDGAIALIDRPTLSDDKLFELIPGPDFPTGGEIVETDGIRSAYTTGRGIIPVRGVTQIEEIQGGRGRHRRTAIVVTELPFQVNKAGWIEKVADLVNQSKLDGISDIRDESDREGIRVVIELKREADPHTVLYHLYHQTPLQNNFGVILLALVNGQPKQLPLREVLQEFLNFREQTLTRRYTHELEETENRLHLLEGLLAALNHLDEAIAILRNSPDGSTAKITFQEQLNLSAAQADAILAMPMRRITALERQKIEEEQAQLEAKRKELKRLLGDRHELLKELKKHLRALKRKYADPRRTRIISEREAAAATAKAKPRQSGKTRETSGGKGKADAGKTRKSSRSRATPATAELERPPEEAIVGFTQRGYVRRLSPGAIEPKENHRRKTATVEELAANEDFYIHSELTKTDRDILVFLTTGKAYSVKVGDIPPTTGRNAKGTPLITLLPPSAQGDPEAIAAHLLRSDEPTSTNLILLTQRGRIKRLSLSEFENLSARGLTACKLKNGDALERVVLARRHEQLAIATSGGRLLRLAIDDEHLPISTRTSQPQSALRLGKGEHLVGCVALRDRDHLILVSRQGYAKQLPLNLIRLAKPGDLGMQSMPFRSREDALAGIFSPPPDSDLIVLTDSDRLLSVPVRSIPVKGKDDPGDRLSKFKAKEEIVSLLSSASTI is encoded by the coding sequence ATGGCGAAACAGTTAAACCTACTGTCCTCCGGACAGGTCATCCCGACTGCCTTGCACGCGGAAATGCAACAGTCTTACCTCGAATATGCCATGAGTGTGATTGTTGGGAGGGCCTTGCCTGACGTCCGCGATGGCTTAAAACCCGTTCACCGCCGCATCTTGTACGCGATGCACGAATTGGGTTTGACCCCCGATCGCCCCTATCGCAAATGCGCCCGCGTCGTCGGCGACGTACTCGGTAAATACCACCCCCACGGCGATCAAGCCGTTTACGACGCCATGGTGCGCTTGATTCAAGACTTTTCCAGTCGCTACCCGCTTTTGGGGGGTCACGGAAATTTCGGCTCGGTGGATAACGACCCACCTGCGGCCATGCGCTACACCGAAACCCGTCTCGCCGAAATTGGCAATGAAGCCTTACTCGACGAGATTGCAGAGTCTACGGTCGAGTTTATCGGGAACTTCGACAACTCCCAACAAGAACCGACCGTTTTACCCGCCCAATTGCCCATTTTACTGCTCAATGGCTGTTCGGGGATTGCCGTGGGCATGGCGACGAACATTCCGCCCCACAATTTGGGCGAAATTGTCGATGGGGCGATCGCCTTGATCGATCGCCCGACCCTTTCCGACGACAAACTCTTCGAGTTGATTCCCGGCCCGGACTTTCCCACGGGAGGCGAAATCGTCGAAACTGACGGCATTCGCAGCGCCTACACCACCGGACGCGGCATCATCCCCGTGCGCGGCGTCACCCAAATTGAGGAAATCCAGGGGGGACGAGGACGCCACCGCCGCACGGCGATCGTCGTGACCGAGTTACCCTTTCAAGTTAACAAAGCGGGCTGGATTGAAAAGGTCGCCGATTTAGTCAACCAAAGTAAACTCGACGGGATCTCCGACATCCGCGACGAGAGCGATCGCGAAGGCATTCGCGTCGTGATCGAACTGAAACGAGAAGCCGATCCCCACACGGTTCTCTATCACCTCTACCACCAAACGCCCTTACAAAATAACTTCGGGGTGATTCTCCTCGCCCTCGTCAACGGTCAGCCGAAACAACTGCCCCTACGCGAGGTTTTACAGGAATTTCTCAATTTTCGAGAACAAACCCTCACCCGCCGCTACACCCACGAACTCGAAGAAACGGAAAATCGCCTACACTTGCTCGAAGGCTTGCTCGCGGCGTTAAACCACCTCGACGAAGCGATCGCGATCTTACGCAACAGTCCCGATGGCAGCACGGCGAAAATTACCTTTCAAGAGCAACTCAACTTGAGTGCGGCTCAAGCAGATGCGATCCTGGCGATGCCAATGCGCCGGATTACCGCCCTAGAACGGCAGAAAATTGAGGAAGAACAAGCCCAACTCGAAGCCAAACGCAAAGAATTAAAGCGTTTGCTCGGCGATCGCCACGAACTGCTTAAAGAACTTAAAAAACACCTGCGCGCCCTCAAACGCAAGTACGCCGACCCGCGACGGACGCGAATTATTTCGGAACGGGAAGCGGCGGCGGCGACGGCGAAAGCCAAACCGCGCCAATCGGGTAAAACCCGCGAAACTTCGGGCGGAAAAGGAAAAGCGGATGCGGGCAAAACCCGTAAATCGTCTCGTTCCCGTGCGACTCCCGCAACGGCAGAATTAGAACGGCCTCCAGAAGAGGCGATCGTCGGGTTTACCCAACGCGGCTACGTCCGGCGATTGTCCCCCGGCGCGATCGAGCCGAAGGAAAACCACCGCCGGAAAACGGCAACGGTGGAAGAACTCGCCGCCAATGAAGATTTTTATATCCACAGCGAGTTAACGAAAACCGATCGCGATATTTTGGTGTTTTTAACGACCGGAAAAGCTTATTCGGTGAAAGTCGGCGATATTCCACCGACCACGGGACGCAATGCGAAAGGAACGCCATTGATTACGTTGTTGCCCCCGTCGGCGCAAGGGGATCCCGAGGCGATCGCCGCCCACTTGCTTCGCTCGGACGAACCGACAAGCACCAATTTGATCCTCTTAACCCAGCGCGGTCGGATCAAACGCCTGTCGCTATCGGAGTTCGAGAACCTCAGCGCGCGCGGGCTGACGGCGTGCAAACTCAAAAATGGAGATGCTCTGGAACGGGTCGTTCTCGCCCGTCGTCACGAGCAACTGGCGATCGCGACCTCCGGCGGTCGGTTGCTGCGCTTGGCGATCGACGACGAGCATTTACCGATTTCAACGCGCACCTCCCAACCCCAATCTGCCTTGCGCTTGGGTAAGGGAGAACACCTCGTCGGCTGCGTGGCCCTGCGCGATCGCGACCATCTGATCCTCGTTTCCCGCCAAGGTTACGCCAAACAACTGCCCCTCAATTTAATTCGACTCGCCAAACCCGGGGATTTGGGAATGCAATCGATGCCATTTAGATCGCGAGAAGACGCTTTGGCGGGTATTTTTTCCCCGCCGCCGGACAGCGATTTGATCGTGTTGACCGATAGCGATCGCCTCTTGTCCGTTCCGGTGCGATCGATCCCCGTCAAAGGCAAAGACGATCCCGGCGATCGCCTCTCCAAATTTAAAGCGAAAGAAGAAATCGTCTCTTTACTCAGTTCCGCCAGTACGATTTAA
- a CDS encoding cyanoexosortase A system-associated protein produces the protein MLKEKIWSQPIRIGFLAVTFCAVLLGTIKVVFIPGSTQPVGEFNFPDSVNLEGWQLESSSAIATVEDSNRIAARDYQYSRNDRSVDIQMHYIVQTEGDIRGFIKQYLKTQTLAGTLAVRERENIGTYQLWASGDRAYLSACINPRGETTVTGDQFRQNRNSHDLTPPRILLWLIGQQELRDFTCLWTVLSATTDPDSLEQTYSTLENVWFSWYQQWRPLFPSS, from the coding sequence GTGCTAAAGGAAAAAATTTGGTCTCAACCGATTAGAATCGGATTTCTAGCCGTTACTTTTTGTGCCGTACTACTCGGGACGATAAAAGTAGTTTTTATTCCCGGGAGTACCCAACCAGTTGGCGAATTTAATTTTCCCGATTCTGTTAATTTAGAAGGCTGGCAACTTGAAAGCAGTTCGGCGATCGCCACTGTTGAGGATTCCAACCGAATTGCCGCCAGAGACTATCAATACTCTCGTAACGATCGCTCGGTCGATATTCAAATGCACTATATCGTCCAAACCGAGGGAGATATTAGGGGGTTTATTAAGCAGTATCTCAAGACCCAGACATTGGCTGGTACACTAGCAGTACGCGAGCGTGAAAATATAGGAACCTATCAGTTATGGGCGAGTGGCGATCGCGCTTATCTGAGTGCTTGCATCAATCCCCGTGGAGAAACCACCGTAACGGGAGATCAGTTCCGCCAAAATCGCAATAGCCATGACTTAACCCCTCCTCGGATTCTACTATGGCTGATCGGCCAACAGGAACTCCGAGATTTTACTTGTCTTTGGACAGTTTTATCGGCCACAACTGACCCAGATTCTCTCGAACAAACCTATTCAACTTTAGAAAACGTTTGGTTTTCCTGGTACCAACAGTGGCGACCTCTTTTTCCTTCCTCTTAA
- the phoU gene encoding phosphate signaling complex protein PhoU yields the protein MATDVWVTSSSNSNSRSTHFRRKVKRLERDILRMGALVEQSCRLSHQALFDRDLSSAQAIALLDKQIDRFYKEIESDCVVLMTLQAPAAIDSRLIGAFMQLVRDLERIGDYAQDIAELAVKLFPYPTHECMPQIEEMAHQVQAMLAASLVALADLDAESGKHIKELDTIVDEAYDRLYDRLAHQRDVKGVVEPLLLLALVIRHLERMADHATNIGQRVAYIVNGHR from the coding sequence ATGGCCACAGATGTTTGGGTGACTTCCTCCTCTAACTCCAATTCGCGATCGACCCATTTTCGGCGAAAAGTTAAACGCTTAGAACGGGATATTTTACGCATGGGCGCCTTAGTCGAGCAATCTTGCCGTCTGAGTCATCAAGCCCTCTTTGACCGCGACTTATCCTCAGCTCAAGCCATTGCTTTGCTCGACAAACAAATCGATCGCTTCTACAAAGAAATTGAATCAGATTGCGTCGTCTTAATGACGTTGCAAGCTCCTGCGGCGATCGATTCCCGCCTGATCGGCGCCTTCATGCAACTGGTCAGAGATTTAGAACGCATCGGCGATTACGCCCAAGATATTGCCGAACTCGCCGTCAAACTCTTCCCCTATCCGACTCACGAATGTATGCCTCAAATTGAGGAAATGGCCCATCAAGTCCAGGCGATGTTAGCCGCCAGCCTCGTCGCTTTAGCGGATTTGGACGCCGAAAGTGGCAAGCACATCAAAGAACTCGATACGATTGTCGATGAGGCTTACGATCGCCTTTACGACCGCCTCGCCCATCAGCGAGATGTCAAAGGTGTTGTAGAACCTCTGTTATTATTAGCTTTGGTGATTCGCCATCTCGAACGCATGGCCGATCACGCGACGAATATCGGCCAGCGCGTCGCCTATATTGTCAACGGTCATCGGTGA
- a CDS encoding tetratricopeptide repeat protein translates to MPNRNFLIPLFVTLGLWTVPAPMQGQALLPYTLELDATQLEQQGLMLAEEAAQLARFQQYELALPRAKLATQLAPQTSQAWAILGSLYLQTDEVDRAISALERAQEFDRENPSIFFALGSAHFQKQRYGRAVEQIEAGLKLQPDVPGALFDLGNAYYMLEKFSDAIAQYEQALAKDQTFWPAVNNIGLIEYERGDIETAIAKWQTAIDIDPEAAEPQLAVAVAWWARGQQERGLRIGEAALRLDPRYGDLEFLKENLWGDRLIADTKKFFQTPRIQAMLAQSGVSAPNSNFP, encoded by the coding sequence GTGCCAAATCGTAATTTTTTAATTCCTCTGTTCGTCACTCTGGGTTTGTGGACGGTTCCCGCACCGATGCAGGGACAGGCGTTACTGCCCTATACCCTAGAACTGGATGCGACTCAATTAGAACAACAAGGATTGATGCTAGCTGAAGAAGCGGCTCAACTGGCCAGATTTCAGCAATATGAATTAGCCTTACCCAGAGCCAAACTGGCGACGCAACTGGCGCCGCAAACCTCGCAGGCGTGGGCGATCTTAGGCAGTTTGTACTTACAAACCGATGAAGTCGATCGAGCCATTTCGGCATTGGAGCGCGCTCAAGAGTTCGATCGCGAGAATCCCTCCATTTTCTTCGCGTTAGGTTCGGCGCACTTTCAAAAGCAACGCTACGGGCGTGCGGTGGAGCAGATTGAAGCGGGTCTAAAACTGCAACCGGACGTTCCGGGAGCCTTATTCGATTTGGGTAATGCCTATTACATGCTCGAAAAGTTCTCCGACGCGATCGCCCAATACGAACAAGCGCTGGCGAAAGACCAAACCTTCTGGCCCGCCGTCAATAACATCGGTCTGATCGAGTACGAACGCGGCGACATCGAGACGGCGATCGCCAAATGGCAAACCGCGATCGACATCGATCCCGAAGCGGCGGAACCGCAATTGGCAGTAGCGGTGGCCTGGTGGGCGCGAGGACAACAAGAACGGGGCTTACGCATCGGTGAAGCGGCGTTACGCTTAGATCCGCGCTACGGGGATCTGGAATTTCTCAAAGAAAATCTGTGGGGCGATCGCTTGATCGCAGATACCAAAAAATTCTTCCAAACCCCGCGCATTCAAGCAATGCTCGCACAAAGTGGAGTCAGCGCACCCAATTCTAACTTTCCCTAA
- a CDS encoding response regulator, translating into MRTVLIVEDDLVNARVFSKILTKRGGLNVKHTENVEEVMKIAHAGEADVILMDVSLSRSVYQGKAVDGIKITQMLKADPKTAKLPIILVTAHAMAGDRESFLDQSGADGYISKPVVDHQEFVDSITALLPKETGKE; encoded by the coding sequence ATGAGAACCGTTCTAATTGTTGAGGACGATTTAGTCAATGCTCGCGTGTTTTCTAAGATCCTCACCAAGCGCGGGGGTTTAAACGTCAAGCATACCGAAAATGTGGAAGAGGTGATGAAAATTGCTCATGCCGGAGAAGCCGACGTGATTTTGATGGACGTTTCCCTTTCGCGTAGTGTTTATCAAGGAAAGGCGGTCGATGGCATCAAAATTACGCAGATGCTCAAAGCCGACCCCAAAACGGCTAAGTTACCGATTATTTTGGTGACGGCTCACGCGATGGCGGGCGATCGCGAGTCGTTTCTGGATCAGAGTGGAGCCGACGGCTACATCTCAAAGCCCGTCGTGGACCACCAAGAGTTTGTCGATTCGATTACAGCTTTACTACCGAAAGAGACGGGCAAAGAATAG
- the hpsJ-A gene encoding HpsJ-like protein, cyanoexosortase A-associated: MSQSEGYDINRSVDELLRFSADQLKSISRIRLIGYGLLLLALFDFFQTVIPPQFMNAAWELQTMGALMERIPVPLLGLGLVFFGEDYNRSGLESLVVKVLSWLSLLLAILCFLLVPLGIVDSVRVNNQNTQEIAAQADRQLAQLEQIEQQVGGGSQADLQNLATELNRLGLPVDTTNPEQLRGEVLARIPQAREQVQQQARQLQSNRRLALLESSTKWILAAIISAVLFLMIWRGTAWAR; the protein is encoded by the coding sequence ATGAGTCAATCAGAAGGTTATGACATCAACCGATCGGTTGATGAACTCCTCCGTTTTAGTGCGGATCAACTCAAATCTATCTCCCGCATTCGTTTGATTGGTTACGGGTTATTGCTCCTAGCCTTATTTGATTTCTTTCAAACAGTGATTCCCCCCCAATTTATGAATGCGGCTTGGGAATTGCAAACAATGGGGGCATTGATGGAAAGAATCCCCGTTCCTTTGCTCGGTCTCGGTTTGGTATTCTTTGGCGAAGATTACAACCGAAGTGGTTTAGAAAGCCTCGTGGTCAAGGTTTTATCTTGGCTTTCTCTACTGCTGGCAATTTTGTGTTTTTTACTCGTTCCTCTGGGAATTGTCGATTCTGTCCGAGTGAACAATCAAAATACTCAAGAAATTGCCGCACAAGCCGATCGCCAACTGGCCCAACTCGAACAAATCGAACAACAAGTCGGCGGGGGGAGTCAAGCCGATTTGCAAAACTTAGCGACAGAACTCAATCGTCTCGGATTACCGGTCGATACGACCAATCCGGAACAACTACGCGGCGAGGTTCTTGCCAGAATTCCACAGGCCCGAGAGCAAGTCCAACAGCAGGCTCGACAACTACAATCCAACCGACGGTTGGCATTACTCGAAAGTTCGACCAAGTGGATTTTAGCGGCTATTATTTCTGCCGTTTTGTTCTTAATGATTTGGCGGGGTACCGCTTGGGCTAGATAA
- a CDS encoding iron uptake porin — protein MSAGFLLSAPVLAQEVSAVGNPSQPNPGSSRESNNVLQELNQYSQVNLDTGPLERINSVSNLQDVSPTDWAFQALQSLADRYECLLAYPDGTYRGNRAMTRYEFAAGLNACLERVQVLIDQNLANLNPEDLASLRRLQEEFSAELATLRGRVDALEVRTAELEANQFSTTTKLDGEALFALVDAFGDRGVTTAGGEDTETSFGYRVRLTLDTSFSGKDRLRTRLQAIDTARLDGTTGTVMSRLGFDGEDGGVLELNRLEYRFPVGNNARFWLAGSGIDQDHIISPINPLFESSGGGAVSRFGRRNPTIFRQPSGSGFGVELKAGDLLTIYGAYLADNAGTPTARNGLFDGAYSATGQVVVSPVSGLDLGVAYSHSYFPSGEVNVSGSTGSNNARRPFSNDVATSSNNLGVQASWALSPVTISGWAGWSFAEARVSDGAVSEGDTATIFNWLVNVGVPDLGKEGSLLGILVGQPPKVVDNDVNGAEDESTSLHIEALYKYPVTDWIDITPGFFVITNPDHNDDNDTIWVGTIRTRFKF, from the coding sequence ATGAGTGCCGGATTTTTGCTGTCCGCCCCGGTTTTAGCCCAAGAGGTCTCAGCCGTAGGCAACCCCAGTCAGCCCAACCCCGGTTCCAGCCGGGAGTCTAACAACGTACTGCAAGAACTCAATCAATACTCCCAAGTCAATTTAGACACAGGGCCACTCGAACGGATCAACTCCGTTTCCAACCTGCAAGACGTCTCACCAACCGATTGGGCCTTCCAAGCGCTCCAATCTTTGGCCGATCGCTACGAATGCCTGCTCGCCTATCCAGACGGCACCTATCGCGGCAATCGGGCGATGACCCGTTATGAATTCGCCGCAGGCTTGAACGCTTGTCTCGAACGGGTTCAAGTCCTGATCGACCAAAACCTCGCCAACCTCAATCCAGAGGACTTGGCCAGCTTACGGCGTCTACAAGAAGAATTTAGTGCCGAACTGGCGACCTTGCGCGGACGGGTAGATGCCCTCGAAGTACGCACCGCAGAATTAGAAGCCAACCAGTTTTCCACCACGACCAAACTCGATGGCGAAGCACTGTTTGCCCTGGTCGATGCTTTTGGCGATCGCGGCGTCACCACCGCAGGAGGAGAAGACACCGAAACCTCGTTTGGCTATCGGGTTCGCTTGACCTTAGATACCAGCTTCTCCGGCAAAGATCGTTTGAGAACCCGTCTGCAAGCCATCGATACCGCCCGCTTGGATGGCACCACCGGAACCGTCATGAGTCGGTTGGGGTTTGACGGCGAAGACGGCGGAGTCTTGGAACTCAACCGCCTCGAATATCGCTTCCCCGTCGGCAATAACGCCCGCTTCTGGCTGGCAGGCTCTGGGATCGACCAAGACCACATTATCTCCCCGATCAACCCCTTATTTGAAAGCAGTGGCGGGGGTGCCGTGTCCCGCTTCGGACGCCGCAACCCGACCATTTTCAGACAACCTTCAGGGTCTGGATTTGGGGTCGAACTCAAAGCGGGAGATCTTCTGACCATTTACGGCGCTTACCTCGCAGACAACGCCGGAACGCCGACAGCCCGCAATGGCTTATTTGACGGCGCCTATAGCGCCACCGGACAAGTGGTTGTCTCTCCAGTAAGCGGTCTTGACCTTGGCGTGGCCTACTCTCACAGCTACTTCCCCTCTGGAGAAGTCAACGTTTCCGGCAGTACCGGGAGTAATAACGCCCGTCGTCCGTTTAGCAACGATGTCGCCACCAGCAGCAATAACCTCGGCGTACAAGCCAGTTGGGCGCTCAGTCCCGTAACGATTTCCGGTTGGGCGGGCTGGTCGTTTGCAGAAGCTCGGGTCAGCGATGGTGCCGTTTCCGAAGGCGATACGGCAACGATCTTTAACTGGTTAGTCAACGTCGGTGTTCCCGATCTCGGTAAAGAAGGTAGCCTCTTGGGCATCCTCGTCGGTCAACCCCCTAAAGTCGTCGATAACGATGTTAACGGAGCCGAAGATGAAAGTACCTCTTTGCATATCGAAGCCCTTTACAAATATCCGGTGACGGATTGGATCGATATTACCCCTGGGTTTTTCGTGATTACCAATCCCGATCACAATGACGACAATGATACGATTTGGGTAGGTACGATCAGAACTCGTTTCAAATTCTAA